One Pseudomonas tolaasii NCPPB 2192 genomic window carries:
- a CDS encoding DUF4879 domain-containing protein — protein sequence MKKANAWSLALIASISLWLGAAPAWGATAPPLSEVRVFKVESAGCTETIPERAQDTAMCTHRGPTKVSVMEVGLGNNPVGLFNGAVLNGQRTAVCQVGNVSEACSGAGTLMGYIYVFDLNVEAQGWFQYSNSSINPPRNTLSTLLNIR from the coding sequence ATGAAAAAAGCCAACGCGTGGAGTCTAGCTCTGATCGCCAGTATCAGCCTGTGGCTCGGCGCAGCACCGGCGTGGGGCGCCACTGCACCGCCCTTGAGCGAGGTGCGCGTGTTCAAGGTTGAGTCGGCCGGTTGCACGGAAACCATTCCCGAGCGCGCGCAGGACACCGCGATGTGTACGCACCGCGGCCCCACCAAGGTATCGGTGATGGAAGTGGGCCTGGGGAATAACCCGGTCGGCCTCTTCAATGGCGCGGTGTTGAATGGCCAGCGCACGGCGGTGTGCCAGGTCGGCAACGTTAGCGAAGCCTGCAGTGGCGCCGGCACCTTGATGGGCTACATCTATGTGTTTGACCTGAATGTCGAGGCCCAGGGCTGGTTCCAATACAGCAACTCGTCCATCAACCCGCCGCGCAACACCTTGTCGACGCTGCTCAATATCCGCTGA